One region of Carya illinoinensis cultivar Pawnee chromosome 8, C.illinoinensisPawnee_v1, whole genome shotgun sequence genomic DNA includes:
- the LOC122318977 gene encoding homeobox-leucine zipper protein ATHB-15-like, with product MMAVSSACKDGNKDGLDNGKYVRYTPEQVEALERLYHDCPKPSSIRRQQLIRECPILSNIEPKQIKVWFQNRRCREKQRKEASRLQAVNRKLSAMNKLLMEENDRLQKQVSQLVYENSYFRQHTQNATLATTDTSCESVVTSGQHHLTSQHPPRDASPAGLMSLAEETLTEFLSKATGTAVEWVQMPGMKPGPDSIGIIAISHGCPGVAARACGLVGLEPSRVAEILKDRHSWFRGCRAVDVLNVLATGNGGTIELLYMQLYAPTTLAPARDFWLLRYTSVLEDGSLVVCERSLNNTQNGPSMPAVQQFVRAEMLPSGYLIRPCEGGGSIIHIVDHMDLEPWSVPEVLRPLYESSTLLAQKTTMAALRHLRQISQEVSQQPNVTGWGRRPAALRALSQRLSKGFNEAVNGFTVEGWSMLESDGIDDVTILVNSSPAKMMGGDISYANGFPSMSNAVLCAKASMLLQNVPPAVLLRFLREHRSEWADSSIDAYSAAAIKAGPSSLLGVRTGSFGNQVILPLAHTIEHEEFMEVIKLESMGHYREDMIMAGDIFLLQLCSGVDENAAGTCAELIFAPIDSSFSDDAPIIPSGFRIIPIESGIDSSSPNRTLDLASALEVGPTGNKASGENSGHCGSTKSVMTIAFQFAIEVHLQDNVAAMARQYVRSIIASVQRVALALSPSCFSSHAGFRSPPGTPEAHTLAQWICHSYRCYLGVELLSEGSESNLKTLWHHSDAVMCCSLKALPTFTFANQAGLDMLETTLVALQDITLEKIFDDNGRKILCSEFPQIMQQGFMCLQGGICLSSMGRPISYERAVAWKVLNEEENAHCICFMFINWSFV from the exons ATGATGGCGGTGAGTTCAGCCTGCAAAGATGGCAATAAAGACGGGTTGGATAACGGCAAGTATGTTCGGTACACGCCTGAGCAAGTAGAGGCGCTCGAAAGGCTCTACCACGACTGCCCCAAACCCAGCTCCATACGCCGTCAACAGCTTATACGGGAATGTCCAATTCTCTCCAACATCGAGCCCAAGCAGATCAAAGTTTGGTTCCAAAACCGAAG ATGTAGAGAGAAGCAGCGAAAAGAGGCGTCACGCCTACAAGCTGTGAATAGGAAGTTGTCTGCAATGAATAAACTTCTGATGGAGGAAAATGATCGTTTGCAGAAGCAGGTGTCACAGCTCGTGTACGAGAACAGTTATTTCCGCCAACATACACAAAAT GCGACCCTCGCCACCACAGACACGAGTTGTGAGTCGGTGGTGACCAGTGGTCAACACCATTTGACTTCTCAGCATCCACCAAGGGATGCAAGCCCTGCAGG ACTCATGTCCCTTGCAGAGGAGACTTTAACAGAGTTTCTTTCAAAGGCCACCGGAACTGCTGTAGAGTGGGTCCAAATGCCTGGGATGAAG CCTGGTCCGGATTCCATTGGAATCATTGCTATTTCTCACGGTTGCCCTGGAGTGGCAGCACGTGCATGTGGCCTTGTTGGTCTAGAACCTTCGAGA GTCGCTGAAATCCTCAAAGATCGGCATTCATGGTTCCGTGGTTGCCGAGCTGTGGATGTCTTAAATGTGTTGGCCACTGGAAATGGTGGAACCATTGAACTGCTTTACATGCAG CTATATGCACCTACAACTTTGGCACCGGCTCGTGACTTCTGGTTGCTGCGCTACACATCTGTTTTGGAGGATGGTAGTCTTGTG GTCTGTGAAAGATCACTTAACAACACTCAGAATGGCCCGAGCATGCCAGCTGTGCAACAATTTGTGAGAGCAGAAATGCTACCCAGCGGGTATCTGATTAGACCTTGTGAAGGGGGTGGATCAATTATTCATATAGTGGATCATATGGATTTAGAG CCTTGGAGTGTACCTGAAGTGTTGCGCCCGCTTTACGAATCCTCAACACTACTTGCTCAGAAGACAACGATGGCG GCCTTGCGCCATTTGAGGCAGATCTCTCAAGaagtttctcagcaaccaaatgTCACTGGTTGGGGGAGGAGACCTGCAGCTTTACGTGCTCTTAGCCAGAGATTGAGCAA GGGGTTTAACGAAGCAGTTAATGGGTTTACAGTTGAGGGATGGTCTATGTTAGAAAGTGATGGCATTGATGATGTCACCATTCTTGTGAACTCATCTCCTGCAAAGATGATGGGTGGAGATATTTCTTATGCCAATGGATTTCCGTCTATGAGCAATGCGGTGCTATGTGCAAAAGCATCCATGTTATTACAA AATGTGCCTCCTGCGGTACTTCTTAGATTTCTGCGAGAACACCGGTCAGAGTGGGCAGACAGTAGTATTGATGCGTATTCAGCTGCTGCCATTAAGGCTGGTCCTTCTAGCTTACTAGGAGTTCGAACTGGAAGTTTTGGAAATCAGGTCATTCTTCCGCTGGCTCACACAATTGAGCATGAAGAG TTTATGGAGGTCATTAAGCTTGAAAGTATGGGCCACTATCGAGAGGACATGATTATGGCTGGTGACATCTTCCTCTTGCAA CTTTGTAGTGGAGTGGATGAGAATGCTGCTGGGACCTGTGCCGAGCTCATCTTTGCTCCCATCGATTCCTCTTTTTCTGACGATGCACCAATTATACCCTCCGGTTTTCGTATTATTCCTATTGAGTCTGGAATT GACTCCTCCAGCCCAAACCGCACACTTGATCTTGCCTCCGCTCTTGAAGTTGGGCCCACTGGAAACAAAGCATCTGGTGAAAATTCTGGCCACTGTGGGAGCACCAAATCCGTGATGACAATAGCATTCCAGTTCGCAATTGAAGTCCACCTTCAAGACAATGTAGCAGCCATGGCACGACAGTATGTCCGGAGTATTATAGCATCTGTACAGAGGGTGGCACTGGCGCTCTCTCCTTCTTGTTTTAGTTCACATGCTGGTTTTCGGTCACCACCGGGCACTCCTGAAGCTCACACGCTTGCTCAATGGATCTGTCACAGCTACAG GTGCTATCTAGGGGTTGAACTACTAAGCGAAGGAAGTGAATCCAATCTCAAAACTCTTTGGCATCATTCAGATGCTGTCATGTGTTGCTCTTTAAAG GCACTGCCGACTTTTACATTTGCAAATCAGGCTGGTCTTGACATGCTTGAGACAACCTTGGTTGCGCTTCAAGATATTACTCTGGAAAAGATTTTTGATGACAATGGAAGGAAAATCTTGTGTTCAGAGTTCCCACAGATAATGCAGCAG GGTTTTATGTGTCTTCAAGGTGGAATTTGCTTGTCTAGCATGGGGAGGCCAATTTCCTATGAGCGAGCAGTGGCATGGAAGGTGTTGAATGAAGAAGAGAATGCTCATTGTATCTGCTTCATGTTCATCAACTGGTCTTTCGTCTGA
- the LOC122317799 gene encoding leucine-rich repeat receptor-like serine/threonine-protein kinase SKM1, which produces MAKNGAITSRPWTLFMFLMIILFFTLPEVYGEELETLLSFKGSIKDPLGFLSNWSSSANFCNWHGIACDNSSRVNSIELSGKNISGKLSASIFQLHYVEVLDLSDNQLFGEIPRGLFSSASLRYLNLSNNNLTGSLPSISGSRLETLDLSNNMLSGKIPDNIGLLSSLRFLDLGGNCLVGKIPNSISNITSLQVLTLDSNQIEGEIPREIGLMKSLKWIYIGYNNLSGEIPEEIGDLASIYHLDLVYNNLSGQIPSSLGNLSNLQYLFLYNNKLTGPIPRSLFDLRKLVSLDLSDNSLSGEIPEVIVQLQNLEILHLFSNNFTGKIPAALTSLPRLQVLQLWSNKLSGKIPEDLGRWNNLTMLDLSSNSLVGKIPKSVCNSGRLFKLILFSNSLQGEIPKSLSSCKSLRRVRIQNNRLSGELSSEFTKLPLVYFLDISGNNLSGRIDGERWDMPSLEMLNLAKNKLFGELPGSFGSDKLQNLDLSENRFSGEIPQSFGRLSELRLLELSENMLSGNIPEELSSCKKLVSLDLSHNQLSGQIPVDLAELPALSLLDLSANHLSGKIPPNLGRVESLVEVNISQNRFHGSLPSTGAFLVINASAVAGNDLCGGDTSSGLPPCKGLKSPMWWYVLACFLAALAIFALATLVTVFIRRRKELELKRVENEDGMWEMQFFDSKASRSITIDDILSSTKQENAIMSGRKEISYRGKSFMNNMQFVVKEINDANLIQPGFWSFIANFGKLWHPNIIRLIGVCRSQKGGFLVYEYVEGKILSEILRDLSWEKRRKIAIGLARALQFLHGNGSPSVLVGLLSPEKVLVDGKDEARLSLGLPGLVCTDTKSFVSPAYVAPETRQIKDISEQSDIYGFGLILIELLTGKSPADRDFGVHENVVEWARYCYSDCHLDAWIDGMIRPDIARNNEKEIVETMILALHCSATDPMARPCASDVLKTLQESVFTPRSCVSALNLSLTYNK; this is translated from the exons ATGGCAAAGAACGGAGCTATAACAAGTCGGCCATGGACATTGTTCATGTTCTTGATGATCATCTTGTTCTTCACTCTCCCGGAGGTGTATGGCGAGGAATTGGAGACTCTCTTATCTTTCAAAGGTTCGATCAAGGATCCCTTAGGCTTTCTTTCCAACTGGAGCTCCTCTGCCAACTTTTGCAATTGGCACGGTATCGCCTGCGACAACTCTTCCCGAGTTAACTCAATCGAGCTTTCCGGAAAAAACATCTCTGGCAAACTTTCTGCCTCAATTTTCCAGTTGCATTATGTCGAAGTTCTTGATCTCTCCGACAATCAGCTCTTCGGAGAAATCCCTCGTGGTTTATTTTCTAGTGCTTCTCTTCGTTATCTCAATCTTAGTAACAATAACTTAACCGGATCGTTGCCAAGCATTTCCGGTTCCCGCCTTGAAACATTAGATCTGTCCAACAACATGCTTTCGGGTAAAATTCCAGACAACATCGGATTACTTTCGAGCCTAAGATTTCTTGATCTGGGTGGAAATTGTTTGGTGGGAAAAATTCCAAATTCCATCTCGAATATCACAAGCTTGCAAGTCTTGACTTTGGATTCCAACCAGATAGAAGGCGAAATCCCTCGTGAAATAGGCCTTATGAAGAGCTTGAAATGGATTTACATCGGCTACAACAATCTTTCGGGCGAAATTCCAGAGGAGATTGGAGACCTGGCTTCTATATATCATCTTGATCTTGTCTACAACAATCTGAGTGGACAAATTCCATCATCTCTCGGGAACCTCAGCAATCTTCAGTATCTTTTCCTCTACAATAACAAGCTCACCGGTCCTATTCCAAGATCACTTTTCGACCTCAGAAAGCTGGTCTCGCTTGATCTTAGTGACAATTCTCTTTCTGGTGAGATCCCTGAAGTTATTGTTCAGTTGCAAAACTTGGAGATTCTTCATCTTTTCTCCAATAACTTTACCGGAAAGATTCCAGCTGCTTTAACCTCTCTGCCTAGGCTCCAAGTTCTCCAACTATGGTCGAACAAGTTATCCGGCAAGATCCCTGAAGACCTAGGAAGGTGGAACAATCTCACTATGCTAGACCTTTCCTCCAATTCTCTCGTCGGAAAAATACCCAAAAGCGTGTGCAACTCGGGTCGACTTTTTAAGCTCATCCTCTTCTCGAATTCTCTCCAAGGTGAAATTCCCAAGAGTTTAAGTTCTTGCAAAAGCTTACGGCGAGTTCGTATCCAAAACAACCGTCTCTCCGGTGAATTATCTTCTGAATTCACAAAACTGCCGCTAGTATACTTCTTGGATATCTCAGGAAACAATCTTTCCGGCAGGATCGACGGGGAAAGGTGGGATATGCCGTCACTGGAAATGCTGAATTTGGCGAAAAACAAGCTTTTCGGGGAGTTGCCGGGTTCATTCGGTAGTGACAAGCTCCAGAACTTGGACTTATCGGAAAACCGGTTTTCAGGTGAGATCCCCCAAAGCTTTGGAAGATTATCAGAGCTAAGGCTACTAGAGCTAAGTGAAAACATGCTCTCTGGTAATATTCCAGAAGAATTGTCTTCATGCAAAAAGCTTGTGAGTTTAGACCTCAGTCACAATCAGCTAAGTGGCCAAATTCCAGTCGATCTCGCTGAACTGCCAGCTCTCAGCCTGCTTGATTTGTCTGCAAACCATTTGTCTGGAAAAATTCCACCAAATTTAGGAAGAGTTGAATCCCTTGTGGAAGTGAATATCTCTCAAAATCGCTTTCATGGAAGCTTACCGTCCACCGGAGCCTTTCTTGTCATAAATGCCAGCGCGGTTGCTGGCAACGATCTTTGTGGAGGCGATACGTCCAGCGGTTTACCGCCATGCAAAGGCCTAAAAAGTCCCATGTGGTGGTATGTTCTCGCTTGCTTTTTAGCTGCGTTGGCAATCTTTGCTCTTGCTACTCTTGTCACTGTTTTCATTCGGCGACGAAAGGAATTGGAGTTGAAAAGAGTTGAAAACGAAGATGGAATGTGGGAAATGCAGTTCTTTGACTCCAAGGCGTCAAGATCCATAACAATTGACGATATCTTGTCATCGACGAAACAAGAAAATGCCATTATGAGTGGGAGGAAAGAGATTTCATACAGGGGGAAGTCTTTCATGAACAACATGCAGTTCGtcgtgaaggaaatcaatgatGCCAATTTAATTCAACCGGGTTTTTGGTCTTTTATCGCTAATTTCGGTAAGCTATGGCATCCAAACATCATAAGGTTGATCGGAGTATGCCGGTCCCAAAAGGGTGGGTTTTTGGTTTACGAGTACGTGGAAGGGAAAATTTTGAGTGAGATTCTTCGTGACTTGAGTTGGGAGAAACGACGTAAAATTGCCATTGGGCTTGCGAGAGCGCTACAGTTTTTGCATGGCAACGGTTCGCCGAGTGTTCTGGTCGGTCTCCTGTCGCCGGAGAAAGTTCTGGTCGACGGGAAAGATGAAGCTCGCCTGAGTTTGGGCCTCCCTGGATTGGTTTGTACGGACACCAAATCCTTCGTTTCTCCCGCCTACGTAGCCCCAG AAACCAGACAGATAAAAGACATCTCAGAGCAGAGTGATATCTATGGATTTGGTCTCATCTTGATCGAACTGCTGACGGGAAAAAGCCCCGCCGACCGGGATTTTGGCGTTCATGAGAATGTGGTGGAGTGGGCCAGGTATTGCTACTCTGACTGTCATCTCGATGCTTGGATCGATGGGATGataaggccagatattgcaagGAATAATGAGAAGGAGATCGTCGAAACCATGATCCTAGCCCTCCACTGTTCCGCCACTGACCCCATGGCTAGACCATGCGCGAGCGATGTCTTGAAAACCCTGCAGGAGTCTGTTTTTACACCGAGGTCTTGCGTTTCTGCCCTAAACCTTTCGttaacttataataaatag